In Candidatus Neomarinimicrobiota bacterium, the following proteins share a genomic window:
- a CDS encoding transcriptional regulator, whose amino-acid sequence MANKQSIKEELLILVASLYYMENLGQAKVAQLAGISQANVSRLLSEARKRGIVTINVKPFSPRNEFLEKQLIDKFDLNHAIVINSSAHRNPVQQRQAIGYFAAPYVSEMIKVNHTVCLAAGRHIQALVENMKAVSAHSNVVFIQAMGHIRSDIHDDDAFEITRKMAKLWNGSSRSIQAPAITQDLDTYKAFTSHRQIKSIINQMDSADLAIIGVGISSDSVFLDR is encoded by the coding sequence GTGGCAAATAAACAGTCAATAAAAGAAGAGCTGCTGATCCTGGTTGCTTCTCTGTATTATATGGAAAATCTTGGCCAGGCCAAAGTGGCGCAACTTGCCGGTATCTCGCAGGCCAATGTTTCGCGACTACTCAGTGAAGCTCGAAAACGAGGCATCGTTACCATCAATGTCAAACCCTTCTCACCTCGCAATGAATTCCTTGAAAAACAGCTCATTGATAAATTTGACTTGAACCACGCCATCGTCATCAATTCTTCTGCCCACAGGAACCCGGTTCAACAGCGACAAGCTATTGGCTATTTTGCCGCTCCATATGTCAGCGAGATGATAAAAGTAAATCATACGGTTTGCCTGGCTGCAGGAAGGCATATTCAGGCACTTGTAGAAAACATGAAAGCTGTTTCTGCCCACTCAAATGTGGTTTTTATCCAGGCCATGGGCCACATTCGAAGTGATATTCATGATGACGACGCCTTCGAAATTACACGGAAGATGGCAAAACTCTGGAACGGGTCATCACGCAGTATCCAGGCGCCGGCCATTACCCAGGATCTGGATACCTATAAGGCCTTCACATCACACCGCCAGATCAAATCTATCATCAATCAGATGGATTCTGCTGACCTGGCCATTATTGGTGTAGGCATTAGCTCTGACTCAGTTTTCCTGGACCGGG